Proteins encoded together in one Chrysemys picta bellii isolate R12L10 chromosome 22, ASM1138683v2, whole genome shotgun sequence window:
- the LOC101938554 gene encoding keratin, type II cytoskeletal 4-like, which produces MNRQTFFASSTVGRKGFSSTSDVLSGHRTCVASVGPPVERCKVGGYSSRSVCHLGGSTRIADVVGCPTGAGCYGGYGDGGTAWGSVGYGSSGGFSGRVGLCGPRGYGTFGGYADCRSDGIRGVSVNESLLKPLCVGVDPQEHQAREHEREQMKTLNNQFACFIDKVRHLEQQNKVLETKWNLLQQCVPPAPQKNLEQCFENYICSLRKQLEDLLSDKEQLTCEESASRKLVDEFKCKYEEEISRRTAAETEFVVLKKEADGTLLHKEELEVNTTLSKQKLEFLRCVFDEERAQMDGQFCDTAVIVKMDNSRDLDTDCIIKNVEGWYKEIAQRSKEEVDVLYQTRFEELQDQRGRFCEDLERNKHEIAELTRLIQKLQGETDHVKKQIACLQTAICDAEQRGDCALKDARGKHMELQNALQRAKDELACMLRDYQALLNVKLALDIEITTYKKLLEGEESRICLGTPVSVSVVTNSSNIAGDSGTMVGVGSGCGYGSLSRGYSSGHGRCGSPGGGFSSKSLGVCPRSVVSVAGSQKFPEGADFYPPGGFSSRSGSCISRGVVSSVCSHHLPGGVHWCPPGGVVSGGGGYGSKVVTSSVGTGQVSGGVACSPDGGGYITSSGYPGNGVCTVETGGFIIQYLGSSPAGGPSTGAVDNSGAGPCHTGVPGSCEVVRETGIAP; this is translated from the exons ATGAACAGACAGACGTTTTTTGCAAGCTCCACCGTTGGACGAAAGGGCTTCAGTTCCACGTCTGACGTCCTAAGCGGACACAGAACCTGTGTGGCCTCGGTAGGCCCGCCGGTCGAAAGATGTAAAGTTGGTGGCTACAGCAGCAGGAGCGTCTGCCACCTGGGTGGAAGCACAAGAATTGCCGATGTTGTGGGCTGCCCTACTGGTGCTGGATGCTATGGAGGTTATGGGGATGGTGGCACAGCTTGGGGCAGTGTTGGTTATGGCAGCTCTGGAGGTTTTAGCGGCAGGGTAGGTCTTTGCGGACCCAGAGGCTATGGAACTTTTGGAGGTTATGCCGATTGCAGGAGCGATGGTATCCGAGGGGTCAGCGTCAACGAGTCCCTCCTGAAGCCGCTCTGCGTGGGAGTTGACCCACAAGAACATCAGGCACGAGAACACGAGAGGGAGCAGATGAAGACCCTGAACAACCAATTTGCCTGCTTCATTGACAAG GTTCGACACCTGGAGCAGCAGAACAAGGTGCTGGAGACCAAATGGAACCTCTTGCAGCAGTGtgttcctccagccccacagaAAAATCTCGAGCAGTGCTTTGAGAATTATATCTGCAGCCTGAGGAAGCAGCTCGAGGATTTGTTAAGTGACAAGGAACAACTGACCTGTGAAGAGTCTGCATCAAGGAAGCTTGTGGATGAATTCAAATGCAA GTACGAAGAGGAAATCAGCAGGCGCACAGCGGCAGAGACCGAGTTTGTGGTGCTCAAGAAG GAGGCGGACGGTACCTTGCTGCACAAGGAAGAGCTAGAGGTGAACACGACCTTGTCGAAGCAGAAGCTGGAATTTCTGAGATGTGTGTTTGATGAG GAGAGAGCTCAGATGGATGGCCAGTTCTGCGACACGGCAGTTATTGTGAAAATGGACAACAGCAGAGACCTGGACACGGACTGCATAATCAAGAATGTTGAAGGCTGGTATAAAGAGATTGCTCAGAGGAGCAAAGAAGAAGTTGATGTTTTGTACCAAACCAGG TTCGAGGAGCTTCAGGACCAAAGGGGCAGATTCTGTGAGGATCTAGAGAGAAACAAGCATGAGATTGCAGAACTAACCCGTCTGATCCAGAAGCTGCAGGGTGAGACTGACCACGTAAAGAAACAG ATTGCCTGTCTGCAAACAGCCATTTGTGATGCTGAGCAGCGCGGCGATTGTGCTCTTAAAGATGCTCGAGGTAAACACATGGAACTGCAGAACGCTCTCCAGAGGGCCAAGGATGAGCTGGCATGCATGCTGCGTGATTACCAGGCACTCCTGAACGTCAAGCTGGCCCTGGATATCGAGATCACCACATACAAGAAactgctggaaggagaagaaagCAG GATATGTTTGGGGACGCCTGTGAGTGTAT CTGTGGTCACCAACTCCTCAAACATAGCTGGAGACAGTGGTACCATGGTTGGAGTTGGAAGCGGATGTGGTTACGGCTCTTTAAGTAGAGGCTACAGCTCTGGGCATGGAAGATGCGGCTCCCCAGGTGGGGGTTTCAGCTCCAAAAGTTTAGGAGTCTGCCCCAGAAGTGTAGTCAGCGTTGCAGGTAGCCAAAAATTCCCTGAAGGTGCAGACTTCTATCCACCTGGAGGGTTCAGCTCCAGAAGTGGCAGTTGCATATCCAGAGGTGTGGTCAGCTCTGTGTGTAGCCACCACCTCCCGGGAGGTGTGCATTGGTGTCCACCTGGAGGAGTCGTCTCCGGAGGTGGGGGTTACGGTTCTAAAGTCGTAACCAGCTCTGTAGGCACAGGACAAGTCTCTGGAGGTGTAGCCTGCAGCCCAGATGGAGGAGGGTACATCACCAGTAGTGGATATCCTGGAAATGGAGTTTGCACCGTTGAAACCGGAGGATTCATCATCCAATATTTAGGTAGCTCTCCAGCTGGAGGACCCAGCACTGGAGCTGTAGATAACTCTGGAGCTGGGCCATGCCACACTGGAGTTCCGGGAAGTTGTGAAGTGGTGAGAGAAACCGGCATAGCTCCGTAG